The following are encoded together in the Oncorhynchus kisutch isolate 150728-3 linkage group LG8, Okis_V2, whole genome shotgun sequence genome:
- the slc25a25a gene encoding calcium-binding mitochondrial carrier protein SCaMC-2-A produces the protein MLGLCLYVPVPNSDPIEFEYYESNGLPSELKSLFKLSVFLPSQECSIYRKWRKKAVKSADNDLDGQMVFEEFVHYLQDQEKDLKLVFKNLDRRRADKIDSKEIMQSLQDLGVHISQQHAEKVLQSMDKNGTMTIDWNEWSNYLLLQPKENNIPEITLYWKHSTLFDVGDNLMVPDDFTTEEKLTGMWWRHLVAGGGAGAVSRTFTAPLDRLKVLMQVHGSRSNNMCIMSGLTQMIKEGGMRSLWRGNGINIIKIAPESAIKFMAYEQIKRLIGSDKETLGILERFVAGSMAGVIAQSTIYPMEVLKTRLALRKTGQYSGISDCAKSIFRREGLRAFYKGFIPNMMGIIPYAGMDLAVYETLKNSWLEKYGANSTDPGVLVLLGCGTVSSTCGQLASYPLALVRTRMQAQAMLEGSPQLTMSGLFKQIIQTEGATGLYRGLAPNFLKVIPAVSISYVVYENLKMSLGVKSR, from the exons ATGCTTGGCCTGTGCCTTTATGTGCCTGTTCCGAATTCGGATCCTATTGAATTCGAGTATTATGAGTCCAATGGACTACCATCGGAGCTGAAATCGCTCTTCAAATTGAGTGTGTTTCTACCGTCCCAAGAATGTTCAATTTATCGGAAATGGCGAAAG AAAGCGGTGAAAAGTGCAGACAATGACCTGGATGGGCAGATGGTCTTTGAGGAGTTTGTTCACTATTTGCAAGATCAGGAGAAAGATCTGAAACTCGTCTTCAAGAACctggacagaaggagagctg ATAAAATTGATTCTAAGGAGATCATGCAGTCTCTCCAGGACCTTGGTGTTCACATATCCCAGCAGCATGCAGAGAAGGTCCTACAGAG catgGATAAGAATGGAACAATGACCATCGACTGGAATGAGTGGAGCAACTACCTTCTGCTACAGCCCAAAGAGAACAACATCCCTGAGATCACCCTATACTGGAAACACTCCACG CTGTTTGACGTAGGTGACAATCTGATGGTGCCTGATGACTTCACGACAGAGGAGAAACTGACAGGCATGTGGTGGAGGCATCTGGTAGCAGGCGGAGGTGCAGGAGCAGTGTCCCGAACATTCACCGCTCCCTTAGACCGACTCAAAGTACTCATGCAG GTCCATGGTTCCCGTAGCAACAACATGTGCATCATGAGTGGGCTCACCCAGATGATCAAAGAAGGTGGGATGAGGTCGCTGTGGAGAGGGAATGGAATCAACATTATCAAAATCGCCCCTGAATCCGCCATCAAGTTCATGGCCTATGAGCAG ATCAAGCGTTTGATTGGCAGTGATAAGGAGACACTTGGCATCCTGGAGCGTTTTGTAGCTGGCTCGATGGCTGGAGTCATCGCTCAGAGCACCATCTACCCCATGGAG GTTCTGAAAACACGGCTTGCCCTGCGAAAGACTGGTCAGTACTCTGGCATCTCTGACTGTGCAAAGAGCATCTTCAGGAGAGAGGGACTACGTGCCTTTTACAAGGGCTTCATCCCCAACATGATGGGCATCATCCCCTACGCTGGAATGGACCTGGCTGTGTATGAG ACATTGAAGAACTCTTGGTTAGAGAAGTATGGTGCCAACAGTACTGACCCGGGAGTGTTAGTTCTGCTTGGATGTGGCACAGTATCCAGCACCTGTGGTCAGCTGGCCAGCTACCCCCTGGCCCTGGTCAGGACCCGCATGCAGGCACAAG CCATGCTGGAGGGCAGCCCACAGTTGACAATGTCAGGGCTCTTCAAACAAATCATCCAGACAGAGGGGGCCACTGGTCTCTACAGGGGCCTGGCCCCTAACTTCCTGAAGGTCATTCCAGCTGTCAGCATCAGCTATGTGGTGTACGAGAACCTGAAAATGTCCCTGGGAGTTAAGTCGAGATGA